The genome window AAAAAGCTGGCTCGAAAGCGACTCGTTTGTAATCGAGTTGAGCACAAGCTAAGGTAAGCGCGTCTTGTGGCTCGATTAAATTAGAGCTCAAATTTTAATATATGTAAATTACAATccaaaaacaaaatatatttaaaattcGAGTCTCAGTGGTAGCAGATTATCTATCCACCGGGATAAAATAACTTATGTTGTCTTCCCATCATCCTCGAACTCTACAAGTAACTTTCGCGATGAGTGAGATTTTAATGGgtacgatttttttttttgtgaattaTAAATTCTATATATTTTATACTTTACATAATTAAGTGTAATTTAAAaagtattatgttttatttttatatatatgaatgtgtaaaaaaaacaaaatttatttttttctaaaacgaaACAAGCTAAATTGAGCTTTTTACAAGCTGGGCTCGAGCTAAGATTTCAGCTTGTTAAAATAAATGAGCCTAGCTGAGCGGGCTTGTTTAACTTCGAGCCCGGGCCAACCTGGCCTGTGTCTGGCTCATTTACATCCCTAAATTCAACCGAATCTATATAAATTTGGAATTAAACAAACTCGAATTACagttaaagtaaaaaaaaaaccttacatATCATCCATGAACTTGGCAGCAATCATGACACTAGTAATCAGCAACCGATGAACATTCAACGAATTGATCAAAATTGCAGGCTGTTGCTGTGTAAACCGATCAAGATAAACATACGCAACAACGTAGCATGATGGGCTACAATTTGCATACTTAAAGATCCTTTGCAGATAGCTCTCAATTGAGATACTTGGTCTAGTAAGTCCATGAAACGCCGAGATCTTTTGCGGGTTGAACCGGGGATTAAGATCGTTAGATTCCGCAACGCGTTGAAGTAGAGATGAGAGGTAGGTGATCAGGTTGTTCATCACCGTTGGGCACTCCAATTCAGCCATTGATGAACAGATGAAGTTTAAGTTTAATACTTAATAGAGGTTCAATAAAGAATGATTGGTTTGAGTATATAAACGACTGGTAGGGGTGTCATCAGGTAGGTGCATGTGAATTGACAGTTTTGCCATTGGGTTGAATTTTGAAATGATtttcaattttcaaatttttgattttgTGAAGGGGGAAAGATTGATTATCGTGGGTGATTATTATTAGTAGAAATCATTCAATTGCATTtgaataatgtattttttttctaCTTTATTCTACGTCAACTTTTTATGGTTTCTTATAGTAGGAAGATAATGATGTAATTTAGACTAATTATTTTAACATTCTTTTTCTTGTTAGAAACCActattaagaaataaaattttgttatattGTTATCTTagaattaaaattaaattaaattaaattaaattaaattaaaattaaaattaaaatagtaataataatagtaaatagtaatagtaaaatatattaaatttaaaagcTTGTGAATAGTAACTTGTGCCACGTGGCGAATCTTCATTCGTTCTTTTccttttttgtgtgtttttattGTGTTTATATACAATTTGTCTTAGATGAATAACATGTTTTCACTTCTGGTAAAGTGGTGTGTGGGCTGGATGTGTTGTGACATGGTACCAGTTCGAATCTTTTCAGTGATTCAGAGTTTCTTTCTCTTTTCGGGTGATGGAAATACAAAATTGCAATCATCACCGTCTTTAAATCCGTAATTTCTCAATGTATCAAACATTATTAGTTTTCTGAGCCATCTATTTGCCCTGATTGTTTATTGATGTTCAAATGGTTAACATTTAGCGAATCATATGTGGTTTTCCTGAAATTAGAAGGGTAAATAAAAAAGATTGTGTCCAATTAATTTTATTAGCCGGCGCCGCTTCATCCACTGCTGGTTCAATAGAAGATCTGGCTTATTAATTTTATTAGTGTTTCcctttcaaattttgaattttaaattttggATGGTAGTTAATCTTTTCATTTGATTTTAACTCAGATTTGTTTAATAACTGCTTGATTTATTTCaggggtcaagttattctacaaaggcttctaattgtaagaagtgtaagaaggatttatagagtgacaaattttcaataacctaaaactaaacctactacatcaccaccaaaaacctaaacacccacccccaccccaccccaccaccaccaaaaaacctaaccccccctccccccgcccccccccccccccaaaaaaaaaaaaaaaaaacaaaaaaaactatacctcaccaaaaaaaccccaaaaaaacctaatccccccacccccaaaaacctaaaaaaaatctaaaaaaactaaacacctATCACCCCCTCCCCCCCTCTCGgcaaaacaaaattattttttttttggtgggtgatgggggggggggcgtttaggtttttggtggtggtggatgtttaagggttttttttttttttttttttgtagtggggatttttttaggttattggacacttgtcactctataaatccttcttacaattaggatcctttgtatttgatcctaatccttaTTTCAGAGTGAATTGTaagttttgttctttatctttatacctaattgcaggcggtgtcctttacctttaaaattgatgagttttgtacttaatgtttctaAATGTTACAAGTTATGTCTTTtggccctaactcagttaatttttttttgttaaatgtagtcatgtgccttgcacatgagggtaagtTCGTCATTTCAACTAACTCttaaataaaaaatcattttctcaaTAATAATAATGTACATAATCCTCTGCGATGAGCTCCTCTTCCAACGCCTCCCTCCTCCGTCATCTTACGTCTTCTCCGACTGTctttgaaaataaatatgaaaACACTTCTCAATAATTTGCCATCAGACCACTTATCAAACATTTTTATTATTCTATTACAACCAAGTCCACGTAGCCTTTTCAAAAACTAAATCAAAGCATCTTTGTTCATTTAAACTAAAGGATCTGTGAAAAAAAGAAAAGCATATTTTAACCCACCTAAAATGGGAGAGTAGCAATTAATGTAGGGTGTACATATTCAGACACCTTGTTCCCTAAATCCACACCCTTCTATACGcttcgtatagggctatacgaagCGTATAGGGTTGCTTTTCCCGACCAACTTCTGCACCTCGTACAACGTCACATCAGTCAACTTATACGGGGAGTCTAGGCCTGTACGAGGGGCCAATACGAAGGCccttagacgcctcgtatagacctatacgaggcgtcttggaCTGACCGATTTGACTATGAAGGGACTATGTCTGACATGACTTAAAGGCATACGGGGAGtaaagacctatacgaggcgtctttagCTCCCATAAAATGCAACCTACAGTGCGTTCTTGGTCCACATCCGAGGTTTCAACAAAAAACCACTCACattctgtttgtttttttatttgtgtttGCGTTATTATCATCCCGGAGTGTTGAAATGTCATCATATTGGAACGGCAACTATATCTTCGGGCAATATTCTAGCGAAAACTGGGGGCACGAAAGCGTTCCGGTAACAGTTATTAGCGTAAATGTTATAATTACTTGTTGTTTTCgtttattatttactaatgatgatacggttgtctattttggaggagtctggcattcccgattctaatgagcaagaggaggttgtgtctagtatacaaggaaaacaaaacagcccgtttctagatttgaacaagcatcctcctgttgatgaaacagcccctgtagatgactcataccctgctagtggatacggaggagacggtggatacggaggagacggtggatacggaggacacggtggatacggaggagacggtggatacggaggagaccgtggatacggaggagaccgtggatacggaggagacggtggatacggaggagacggtggatacggaggagaccgtggatacggaggagacggtggatacggaggagacggtggatacggaggggacggtggatatggtggatacggtggatacgggggatacggtggatacggaggagacggtgatcatcagcaattcatttccccgggcactccttatgttcatcaaaacaattcggacgttggaggatatggtggttatggtggatatGGTAGATATGGTAGTGAAGCACCTCCCATTCTGGACAGTCTGTACTTAAAAAAGACGGTAtaaattactattttattattaatattttattattattaattttattattattatttttattatattattattattattatattattattattattattattattattattattattattattattattattattattgtcgatgttacaggttttcaactccttagatgaactaaagaaacggatacaagaaatagccgatttttattattattattattattattattattattattgtcgaaagaataatatttaaaaaagtaaaatgttaaaaacaatataatatatttaaagagccgatttttaaaatagttgatttAATCGACGCTGAaacaaaaaatttttttaaactttttatattgtaaaaaacaaaaaaaaaacaaaacttttttaaaaataaaaaaaaaacgatttttaaaggcaaatagttaatttttaaaaaacaacaactttttatagtgtaaaaaagaaaaaaaaactttttttaaaacctaaaaaaatttcaTCAAAAAAACAAATCTTCAAAAACCATCCAAAAAACCAAcccaaaacccaccaaaacacccctCATTTCAGCCAAAAAAAACTTCCAAACggagacgcctcgtatagaccaaGACCCCGCGTATAGGGTTCCTTAAACAACGTGCCTGACACCCCCTGTACACCCATCGAATTCAGTGCatggacgcctcgtataggtctatacgaggcgtctaggttTGCAAAAGTGTGGATTTAGGCGCAGTGGGTGTCCGGATAGATTGGCCCTTAATGTAGCGCAAGTCTCTAGCATGATTGGCTTTTCGGTTGGGAGAAAAACGATCTGAACCTGGAGGATCAGAAAATGTATCGATCTCAATGAATAGGTAAATTTGAGATTCAAGCTTTTATTCTAAAGTCAACAATCATCAACTCACCTTCACGAGCTCGAATTGAAGATTTGCAGGTCAATTTTTTGCTTTAGTTTTGCTTAATTTAGCTAACAATTATTCAAACTCGTTGTCTTCTTTGTTAATTTACGATGGCGGTAACAAAGTAAGTTTGGGTCCGATCTGTTTGATCTCTGTAGCGGTGGTGTCGTTGGGTCTGATCTGTTTGATCTCCAACAGATCGGCTGCTATGTGGTTGAAGGAGGGCTGGTAGTGGTGGTGATGTTGGGTTTTAGCAGCGGTGGTGACGGGGTAGGTGGTGGCGATGACAAGAGGTGGTGTTGGTGCGAAGATGATGATGGTCGGTGGGGAGGGTGGTGGCGATGGCAGTAGGTGGTGACGACTGGTGGTGGTGATAAGAGGGTGAGGTGTGAGAGAGAGTAgggtttttatgtatatataattgattattatttttttaaaaccttttttaaGTTATTTATAGATTAGTCCTTGAAAACATGAAATGACAAACTTACCCTCTTATGTGCAGGACACATTACTagatttaacaaataaaattaactgagttagggtcaaaggacataacgtgtaacATTTAGAAACATTAAGTATAAAACTCATTAATTTTAAAGGAAAATGACACCGCCTGCAAttaggtataaagataaaggacaaaacttgcaattcactctttatTTCACTTTGTTCAAAATTTTCCAACATTATACCCCCAATTGAAGTTTGAAATTGTGTTAATTTATATGTTTCATATGTCAACACATTCAAGCTTAGATGATTCTTTGGCATGTTGGCTCAGTTTAAATCAATTGATATATCGATGGGCTTTGGATGATTACTATAGAAAGGGGACTTTGGTTAGCTACTGTGGTTTATCTTTTACTTTTTTGTTAGTTCGACTCCTTTGCTTTGGAAACTGATAGAAAGTGGTAATATTGGTCTAACCCGGGCTTCAAATACCAATGCTTGCCTAATGTTAACAATCAAGTTGAACTTGAGGTGTTGTTTATAATCAACGGTCGTCCAGATCCGTTGCCGCCTTCATTTGGTG of Helianthus annuus cultivar XRQ/B chromosome 1, HanXRQr2.0-SUNRISE, whole genome shotgun sequence contains these proteins:
- the LOC110873660 gene encoding cyclin-U4-1 yields the protein MAELECPTVMNNLITYLSSLLQRVAESNDLNPRFNPQKISAFHGLTRPSISIESYLQRIFKYANCSPSCYVVAYVYLDRFTQQQPAILINSLNVHRLLITSVMIAAKFMDDIYYNNAYYAKVGGISITEINFLEVDFLFGLGFQLNVNPTTFNTYCSYLQNQMFLLHPSLNTEESSLSSYTSRSTKLLHYEDDQQQKQEVVAV